ATAAGATAGTAACAGATGTATCAGTAACAAAAGCCGGAGACAATGAAAGTATGAAGTTCAATATTGGAGATGACCTTTTTACTCAAATGAAATACGATTCAATGAAGTATTTCTATCACAACAGAAGTGCTATTCCAATACAAATGCCATACTGTGATCAATCACAATGGGCACGTCCTGCAGGACACACAACTGATATACTTGCTCCAGATCCAACAAAGGATTACAAGGCTAACTACACACTTGACGTTACAGGTGGTTGGTATGATGCCGGTGACCATGGTAAGTATGTTGTTAATGGTGGTATTGCAACCTGGACCGTAATGAATGCATATGAGCGTGCACTACACATGGGTGGAGACACTTCAGTTGCTCCATTTAAAGACGGTTCATTGAACATACCTGAAAGCGGAAATGGCTATCCTGACATACTGGACGAAGCTCGTTACAATATGAAAACATTATTAAATATGCAGGTTCCAGCAGGAAATGAATTAGCCGGTATGGCTCACCACAAAGCTCATGACGAACGTTGGACAGCTCTTGCTGTACGTCCCGACCAGGATACAATGAAACGTTGGTTGCAGCCTCCAAGTACAGCAGCTACATTAAATCTGGCTGCTATTGCTGCACAAAGTTCACGTCTTTGGAAACAGTTTGATTCTGCTTTCGCAACTAAGTGTTTAACTGCAGCAGAAACTGCATGGGATGCAGCTGTAGCTCATCCAGAAATATATGCAACTATGGAACAGGGTGCCGGTGGTGGAGCATACGGAGACAACTATGTTCTTGATGATTTCTACTGGGCAGCATGTGAATTGTATGCAACTACAGGCAGTGACAAGTATTTGAACTACATAAAGAGCTCAAAGCATTATCTCGAAATGCCTACAGAATTAACAGGCGGTGAGAATACTGGAATTACAGGGGCTTTTGACTGGGGTTGTACAGCAGGTATGGGAACAATAACACTTGCACTTGTACCTACAAAGCTTCCGGCAGCAGATGTTGCTACAGCTAAAGCTAATATTCAAGCTGCAGCTGATAAGTTCATATCAATTTCAAAAGCACAAGGCTATGGTGTACCACTAGAAGAAAAAGTAATTTCATCTCCTTTTGATGCATCTGTTGTTAAAGGTTTCCAATGGGGATCAAACTCATTCGTTATTAATGAAGCAATAGTTATGTCATATGCTTATGAATTCAGCGATGTTAATGGCACAAAGAATAATAAATATATTAATGGTGCTTTAACAGCAATGGATTACCTCCTCGGACGTAACCCAAATATTCAAAGCTATATAACTGGTTATGGTGACAACCCACTTGAAAATCCTCATCACCGTTTCTGGGCATACCAGGCAGACAACACATTCCCAAAACCACCTCCGGGATGTCTGTCAGGAGGACCTAACTCCGGCTTGCAGGATCCTTGGGTTAAGGGTTCAGGCTGGCAGCCAGGTGAAAGACCTGCTGAAAAATGCTTCATGGACAATATTGAATCTTGGTCAACAAACGAAATAACCATCAACTGGAATGCTCCTCTTGTATGGATATCAGCTTACCTTGATGAAAAGGGGCCAGAGATTGGTGGGTCAGTGACTCCTCCAACTAATTTAGGAGATGTTAACGGCGATGGAAACAAGGATGCATTGGACTTCGCTGCATTGAAGAAAGCCTTGTTAAGCCAGGATACTTCTACTATAAATGTTGCTAATGCTGATATAAACAAAGATGGTTCTATTGATGCAGTTGACTTTGCATTACTCAAATCATTCTTGTTAGGAAAAATCACACTGTAATTTTGAAGTTTTATTTGGAACAATAGGAATGCAACTAGTGCATTCCTATTGTTCCTATCCTATTAGTTTCAGATTTATGATTTGAACGAATTTGTTATTTCCTTTAATTAAAATGTTTATAGTAATTTTTTAGTAATAAAATATATTGAATAAATAAGGAGAAAAGCCATGAAAAAAGTATTATTGGCAATATTAATAATTGTTTGTGCAACTGCTTTAGTAATATTTGGGGTAAACCATTTTACATCTGATTCAGAAACATCAACTTCAACTTCAACAATAAGTAGTACAGCTT
This genomic stretch from Ruminiclostridium cellulolyticum H10 harbors:
- a CDS encoding glycoside hydrolase family 9 protein, which translates into the protein MKKRLVKKVAMLIAIVLVLSSSIGQAFALVGAGDLIRNHTFDNRVGLPWHVVESYPAKASFEITSDGKYKITAQKIGEAGKGERWDIQFRHRGLALQQGHTYTVKFTVTASRACKIYPKIGDQGDPYDEYWNMNQQWNFLELQANTPKTVTQTFTQTKGDKKNVEFAFHLAPDKTTSEAQNPASFQPITYTFDEIYIQDPQFAGYTEDPPEPTNVVRLNQVGFYPNADKIATVATSSTTPINWQLVNSTGAAVLTGKSTVKGADRASGDNVHIIDFSSYTTPGTDYKIVTDVSVTKAGDNESMKFNIGDDLFTQMKYDSMKYFYHNRSAIPIQMPYCDQSQWARPAGHTTDILAPDPTKDYKANYTLDVTGGWYDAGDHGKYVVNGGIATWTVMNAYERALHMGGDTSVAPFKDGSLNIPESGNGYPDILDEARYNMKTLLNMQVPAGNELAGMAHHKAHDERWTALAVRPDQDTMKRWLQPPSTAATLNLAAIAAQSSRLWKQFDSAFATKCLTAAETAWDAAVAHPEIYATMEQGAGGGAYGDNYVLDDFYWAACELYATTGSDKYLNYIKSSKHYLEMPTELTGGENTGITGAFDWGCTAGMGTITLALVPTKLPAADVATAKANIQAAADKFISISKAQGYGVPLEEKVISSPFDASVVKGFQWGSNSFVINEAIVMSYAYEFSDVNGTKNNKYINGALTAMDYLLGRNPNIQSYITGYGDNPLENPHHRFWAYQADNTFPKPPPGCLSGGPNSGLQDPWVKGSGWQPGERPAEKCFMDNIESWSTNEITINWNAPLVWISAYLDEKGPEIGGSVTPPTNLGDVNGDGNKDALDFAALKKALLSQDTSTINVANADINKDGSIDAVDFALLKSFLLGKITL